A genomic region of uncultured Paludibaculum sp. contains the following coding sequences:
- a CDS encoding amidohydrolase family protein, with amino-acid sequence MQTPWGQIAVADAHVHFFSRSFLRQLALQKGTQESPADLCATLGWEAPPETAEQCAAQWAAELVRSEVSQATLIASLPGEEDSVLAAVASFPGRFFGWFFLNPLAPDALERCKQGFTNGLKAVCLLPAMHNYSLGDPKVDEVFRLAAKRRATVFVHCGVLSVGFRTRLGLPCAFDMRYSNPLDLHHLALRYPAVPIVIPHFGAGFFREALMLADMCPNVYLDTSSSNAWTRYLTPPPTLEQVFRQALSVVGPRRLLFGTDSSYFPRGWHKLVFDDQVSAMWKAGIRGDDAADILGGNLRSLMRGR; translated from the coding sequence ATGCAGACGCCCTGGGGTCAGATTGCGGTGGCCGACGCCCACGTCCACTTCTTCTCTCGAAGTTTTCTCCGGCAACTGGCCTTGCAGAAGGGCACTCAGGAATCGCCGGCCGATCTGTGCGCGACTCTCGGCTGGGAGGCGCCCCCCGAAACGGCGGAACAGTGCGCCGCGCAATGGGCCGCCGAGCTCGTCCGCAGTGAGGTCTCGCAGGCCACCCTGATTGCCAGCCTGCCCGGCGAGGAAGACTCCGTACTAGCCGCCGTGGCCTCGTTCCCGGGCCGCTTCTTTGGCTGGTTCTTTCTGAATCCGCTGGCTCCGGACGCGCTCGAACGGTGTAAACAGGGTTTCACCAACGGGCTCAAAGCGGTATGCCTGTTGCCTGCGATGCACAACTACTCGCTGGGTGACCCCAAGGTCGACGAAGTCTTCCGCCTGGCCGCCAAGCGCCGTGCCACGGTCTTCGTGCACTGCGGCGTGCTATCCGTCGGGTTCCGGACGCGCCTCGGTCTACCGTGCGCCTTCGACATGCGGTATTCCAATCCGTTGGATCTGCACCACCTCGCCCTGCGCTATCCGGCCGTCCCCATCGTCATCCCTCACTTTGGGGCCGGATTCTTCCGGGAGGCCTTGATGTTGGCCGACATGTGCCCCAATGTCTATCTGGATACGTCCAGCAGCAACGCATGGACGCGCTACCTCACCCCGCCGCCGACACTGGAGCAGGTATTCCGCCAGGCGCTCTCGGTGGTCGGACCTCGGAGGCTGCTATTCGGCACTGATTCGTCCTATTTCCCGCGCGGCTGGCACAAGCTGGTCTTCGACGATCAGGTGAGCGCCATGTGGAAGGCCGGCATCCGGGGGGACGACGCGGCCGACATCCTTGGAGGAAACCTGCGCAGTCTGATGCGCGGCCGATAG
- a CDS encoding response regulator transcription factor, producing MYTLLLVDDHKIMRDGLRAILKNSGEFEVVAEAETGLEAIAQAVRLRPNLILMDINLPGISGIEATVEIMRNAPDAKIVILSMHDDESSVIRSIRNGARAFVLKKASDRDLLDALRTVARGGSYLSPQVSDTFLSRVQRGNLNDTQARTSVQTLTPREQQVMRMVAEGQTSKEIAVVLNLSLQTVRGYRKTLMKKLGVSNVAGLTQVALANGLANSHGRSGRGAVAG from the coding sequence ATGTACACCCTTTTACTCGTCGACGATCACAAAATCATGCGCGACGGCCTGCGCGCGATCTTGAAGAACTCGGGTGAATTTGAGGTAGTGGCCGAAGCGGAGACAGGCCTGGAAGCCATCGCGCAGGCCGTGAGGCTGCGCCCCAATCTGATCCTGATGGATATCAATTTGCCCGGTATCAGCGGGATCGAAGCGACCGTCGAGATCATGCGGAATGCGCCGGACGCGAAAATCGTCATCCTTTCCATGCATGACGACGAAAGCTCGGTGATCCGGTCGATCCGCAACGGCGCGAGGGCATTTGTCCTCAAGAAAGCCAGCGATCGCGACCTGTTGGACGCATTGCGCACCGTAGCGCGGGGCGGCTCGTATCTGAGCCCGCAGGTCTCCGACACGTTTCTATCGAGGGTGCAGCGAGGGAACCTGAACGACACGCAGGCGCGCACATCGGTTCAAACCCTGACGCCCCGGGAACAACAGGTGATGCGCATGGTGGCGGAAGGACAGACCAGCAAGGAGATCGCCGTCGTTCTCAACCTGAGCCTGCAGACCGTGCGCGGCTATCGCAAAACGCTCATGAAGAAGTTGGGTGTCAGCAACGTTGCGGGCCTCACACAGGTAGCCTTGGCCAACGGCCTGGCAAATTCGCACGGCCGCTCGGGCCGCGGGGCCGTGGCCGGTTAA